The nucleotide sequence GCTGGCCCGCCGCCTGGTCGACCCGCTGCGGCGCAAGGTCGCCACCTTTGGCCTGCACCTGCACACCCTCGACATCCGCCAGCATGCCAGGGTCCACGGCCGGGCCGTGGCGGAGCTCGCCGCCGGCGCCGGCCACGCCGCCGATCCGGCCTCCCCCCTTCCCGCGCCCCCCTCGGCGCCGACCGCCGAGCTGCTCGAAACCCTGCGGGCATTGGCCCGGTTGAAGCGGGATTACCCGCCCGCGGCGATCCGCAGCTACGTCATCAGCGGCGCCTCGGCCGTGCAGGACGTCCTCTCCCTGGTCTGGCTCATGGAACTTTGCGGCGTGACCGTGGCCGGCAACCCGCAGGGTGGGGACCCGGGGCTGATGCCCGTGCCGCTCTTCGAATCGATCGAGGATCTGCGCAACGCCCCCGACATCTGCCGCACCCTCTGGACGAGCGAGTCCTACGCCCCCTACCTCGATTCCTGGGGGCGCTGGCAGGAGGTGATGCTCGGCTACTCCGACTCCAACAAGGACGGCGGCATGCTCACCAGCAGCTGGGAGATCTACAAGACCCACCGCGCCCTGCACCAGGTGGCGCAGGAGTGCGGCGTCCGGCTGCGCCTCTTCCACGGCCGCGGCGGCACCGTCGGCCGCGGCGGCGGACCGACCCACCGGGCGATCATCGCCCAGCCGGCTGGGGCCTTCTCCGGCGCCTTCAAGCTCACCGAACAGGGGGAGGTGATCAACTTCAAGTACGCCGACCCGGCCCTGGCGCAGCGCAACCTCGAGCTGATGGTCGCCGCCTCCCTCGAGGCCCTCACCCGCACCGGCCTCGTCAAGGCAACCGCCGAGGCGCCCTGGGAAGAGGCGCTGGAAGAGATGTCGGCGGCGGCCTTCGCCTGCTATCGGCAGAGAATCGCCGACAACCCCGACATCCTCCCCTACTTCGAACAGGCGACGCCGGTGCTCGAGTTCGAACTGGCCAAGATCGGTTCGCGCCCCTCCCGGCGCGGCCAGAGCCGGAACCTGGACGATCTGCGGGCCATCCCCTGGGGCTTCGGCTGGATCCAGAGCCGCCTGCTGGTCCCGGGATGGTTCGGCGTCGGCACCGCCCTCGAAGGTTTCGCCGCCCGCGGCGAGGCCGAGCGCGAACTGCTGCGGACCATGATGCGCCGTTTTCCCTTCTTCTTCGACATGGTACGCAACGTCGAGATGGCCCTGGCCAAGGTCGACCTCCCTCTGGCCCGGCAGTATGCCTCCCTGGTGGCCGACGACGGGCTGCGCGCGCGGGTCTTTACCCTGCTGGTCGACGAACTCCGGCGCACCCGGCGCATGATCCTGGCGGTCACCGGCCAGAGCCGCCTGCTGGAAACCAACTCCACCCTGGCCCGCAGCCTGCGCCTGCGCAACCCCTACGTCGACCCGATGAGCCTGATCCAGATCGAGCTGCTGCGGCGCAAGCGGCGCGGCGAGGAGAACGAGGAGCTCAACTACGTGCTCGCCGCCACCATCAACGGCATCGCCGCCGGCTTGCGCAATACGGGCTAGGGACAAATACGGTTCAGGGTCCAAAGTCCAGGGTCGAAAAAAAAGAAGGGAGAGGCGAACCTCTCCCTTCTCGTGTCTGCAGTATTGCGAACTTTGCCGATTACCGGAACTCGGCGCGCCGGTTCTGCGACCAGGCGTTCTCGTCCGAGCCGGCAGCGGCAGGACGCTCCTCGCCGTAGCTGATGCCGCTCAGGCGCTCGGCGGCAATGCCGAGGCTCACCAGAAAGTTTTTGGCGGCATCGGCACGGCGCTGGCCCAATGCCAGGTTGTACTCGTCCGAACCCCGCTCGTCGCAGTGCCCCTCAATGGTCAGACTGGCGGCCGGATGCTGCCGCAGCCACTCGGCGTTGCGGGCGAGAATCTCCCGCGACTGCGGCGTCAGCGTGTAGGCATCGAACTCGAAGAAAACCTTCTCCAGGTTCAGTACGGAGCCCGCCGGCGCCGCGGCTTCGTTCACCGGTTCGGTGCTGAGACCGGCCGGCGCCGGCACCGGCGTCTCGCTGCTGCCCGCCGCCTCGGTCAGGACCACCGGCGCCGCCGGAGCGGTCTCGGCGACGGGGGCCACAGGTTTCTTCGCGCAGGCAGTCAGGGTCAACAGGCAGGCAAAGGCGGCAAACAAAGAAATGGTCGATTTTTTCATGGCGTATTCATCCCTTTTCAGATTGGATTATTGGATCAGCGGCCCGGCCGCAATGAAAACATCCCGGCGTCAGCATTTCTGCCTGGTGGTCACGCAAGCTGGCCGGGGGACGCTTCAGTCCCCTCTATGACAGTTTGGAGGCAGGGATTTCAGGCCTGCTCGTCCGGTGGGATGAAGATGTCGAGGTAGACTTCAGGAAGGGTTTGACAGGGAAAGCAGGGCGTCAGCCTGGTCTCCAGGGGGAAGAATTCCAATTGCTGCTGAACCGCGCTGCAAAAGACGTCCCCCGTGGCGCGCTTGGTCTTCAGGCCGGAGGGTTTATGCTTGGCCTCTTCCGCGCTGATATGGGCTGTCTTGAAAAGGACGTCCTGAACCGGATAGACAAAGGTCTCGTCGCTGAAACTGCCGATACGGACAGTCAACAGCACCAGGATCAGGGAGACGGCGAGGATTTTTGCAGAGAAGTTCAGCAGGGGCATGGTCACTTACGGGCATCGAGAGGTGGATTCGGGCCAAGGATAAAAGCATCCCGGCGTGCTTGTCAACCGGATTCGCAAGATACTGAAATTGCCTTGCAATTACCTTCAGCATGCGGCGGGCGCCACCCCTGAAAAAAAAGACGCGCCGGCTAGGAGGGAATGCGCGGCGCGCCAAAAGTGAAGGGCGAAACAAGAGGCTTTGTTTCGTCTCAAGCCTAGCCCGCCGACGGCGCCGGCGCCACGTGGAAATCCGCATAAACCGGCGACCGGGACAACAGCTCTCGACTGTGCATAAGCGCAGGCGCAGCGGCCAGCCATTGACAGCCTCGGCAAAGGTGGGAAACTATTGGAGAATTGTGGCCATGGCGAGGCGGCCGGCGGTGCCGGCAGGTCCTGCCGGAAAGAGGTAACCATGCATCTGCCAGGGTTCGTCCTGCTGGCTGTCCTGAGCCTGCTGACTGCCTGCGGTGAAAAGCCGCCCAGCTACTATCAGGGCTACGCCGAAGGAGAGTTCGTGCAGGTCGCCGCCCCCATCGGCGGCAGGCTTGAGCGGTTGGCCGTGCGCCGCGGCGAGACGGTACGGGCCGGCGAGCTCCTCTTCAGCCTCGAGCATGCGGCCGAATCCGCGGCGGTGGCCGAAGCGCAGAAGAATCTCGAACAGGCCGAAAACCTCCTGAACGATCTGCTCAAGGGCGAGCGGCCGAGCGAACTGGCGGCGCTGGCGGCGCGCCTGGAGCAGGCGCGGGTGGCCCGCGACCTTTCCCGCGTCGAACTGGAGCGCCGGCAGGACCTGTACGAAGCGAATGTCCTCTCGGCCGAAGAGCGGGATCGCGCCCGCACCGCCTTCCACCGCGACGAAGCGGCGGTGGCCGATCTGGAAGCGCAACTGCGTACCGCCCGGCTCGGCGCCCGCAGCGACCGGATCGAGGCCGCCCGGGCCGAAACGGAAGCCGCCCGGGCCAGGCTCGAGCAGGCCCGCTGGGCACTGGCGCAGAAGAGCCAGAGCGCCGGGGCGGACGCATCCGTTTTCGATACCATCTTCGAGGTTGGGGAGTTCGTGCCGGCTTCCCTGCCGGTGGTCACCCTGCTGCCGCCCGGGCAGATCAAGGTCCGCTTCTTCGTCCCGGAGCCGGCGGTCGGCACGCTGCGGATCGGGCAGAGGGTCGCCGTCACCTTCGACGGCAGCGGCGGGGCAATCGACGCCGTGATCGTTTTCATCTCCCCCCGGGCCGAGTTCACCCCGCCGCTCATCTACAGCCGCGAGACCCGGGCGAAGCTGGTTTTTCTGGTCGAGGCGCGTCCCGCCCCCACCGACGCCCCCCGGCTGCATCCCGGTCAACCGGTGGAAGTGCGTCTGGAGGCGCCGCCGTGACCGAGGACTCGCCCGCCATCGAGGTCGAGGGGCTGACCAAGGCCTTTGGCGAAAAAGTCGCGGTCAACGGGCTCTCCCTGCGCATCGAGCGGGGGGAGATCTACGGTTTTCTCGGCCCCAACGGCAGCG is from Desulfuromonadales bacterium and encodes:
- a CDS encoding HlyD family efflux transporter periplasmic adaptor subunit; translated protein: MHLPGFVLLAVLSLLTACGEKPPSYYQGYAEGEFVQVAAPIGGRLERLAVRRGETVRAGELLFSLEHAAESAAVAEAQKNLEQAENLLNDLLKGERPSELAALAARLEQARVARDLSRVELERRQDLYEANVLSAEERDRARTAFHRDEAAVADLEAQLRTARLGARSDRIEAARAETEAARARLEQARWALAQKSQSAGADASVFDTIFEVGEFVPASLPVVTLLPPGQIKVRFFVPEPAVGTLRIGQRVAVTFDGSGGAIDAVIVFISPRAEFTPPLIYSRETRAKLVFLVEARPAPTDAPRLHPGQPVEVRLEAPP
- a CDS encoding phosphoenolpyruvate carboxylase, with amino-acid sequence MKQTDIFWQTADQGERLDELTTGDETRKDLPLRRDVRSLGKLLGVVIREQEGEATYEAEEELRRLAIRHRELHDSGAEAENPEAAALLARSAEIIGGMTVAEARRIVKAFATFFELTNLAETNHRKRRSRAHRVAGGPDKPGSLRATLRRMRENGIDAGQALAWLGRVEVVPVFTAHPTEVARRVVLFKRRRIAEELERLDRLPLADTEAATSQESILAEITALWQSDEVRRRQPTVLDEIAMGLDHYSVSLLPPLAAFYEDVALAFREVYGAEFDPAELPTVVRFGSWIGGDRDGNPFVTAACTGDALQKARELIVADYLNTVEGLRRLATSSTSQVGESGPLRAALERYAALLPQAAREADTLPAGELYRRLLDIMRYRLRRTLLEPGDAAAYPDTEALLGDLELLSRSLQSQKGVRLARRLVDPLRRKVATFGLHLHTLDIRQHARVHGRAVAELAAGAGHAADPASPLPAPPSAPTAELLETLRALARLKRDYPPAAIRSYVISGASAVQDVLSLVWLMELCGVTVAGNPQGGDPGLMPVPLFESIEDLRNAPDICRTLWTSESYAPYLDSWGRWQEVMLGYSDSNKDGGMLTSSWEIYKTHRALHQVAQECGVRLRLFHGRGGTVGRGGGPTHRAIIAQPAGAFSGAFKLTEQGEVINFKYADPALAQRNLELMVAASLEALTRTGLVKATAEAPWEEALEEMSAAAFACYRQRIADNPDILPYFEQATPVLEFELAKIGSRPSRRGQSRNLDDLRAIPWGFGWIQSRLLVPGWFGVGTALEGFAARGEAERELLRTMMRRFPFFFDMVRNVEMALAKVDLPLARQYASLVADDGLRARVFTLLVDELRRTRRMILAVTGQSRLLETNSTLARSLRLRNPYVDPMSLIQIELLRRKRRGEENEELNYVLAATINGIAAGLRNTG
- the pal gene encoding peptidoglycan-associated lipoprotein Pal, translating into MKKSTISLFAAFACLLTLTACAKKPVAPVAETAPAAPVVLTEAAGSSETPVPAPAGLSTEPVNEAAAPAGSVLNLEKVFFEFDAYTLTPQSREILARNAEWLRQHPAASLTIEGHCDERGSDEYNLALGQRRADAAKNFLVSLGIAAERLSGISYGEERPAAAGSDENAWSQNRRAEFR